The Theobroma cacao cultivar B97-61/B2 chromosome 1, Criollo_cocoa_genome_V2, whole genome shotgun sequence genome contains the following window.
AGAAAGATTGAAAATTACTAGGTTTAGAGATGGGAATGGAAATTTAAGTGACCCGAACGTGAATTCAACTGCGATTTTCACGATTATGGTTCAGGGCTTGCCTAAGAGTTTAGGAGTTGACAAAAGTGTTTTGCTGGAGTATTTTCAATATAGATATCCAGGGAAAGTTTATAGGGTGATTCTGCCTATGGATTTATGCGCATTGGATGATTTAGCTACTGAATTAGTTAAGGTTAGGGATGAAATCACTTGGTTGGTGGTGAAAATTGATTCTCGTCTTTTACCggaagaagatgaagatgaagatgatggGAATGGAGCTGAAGGGTTTGGGGGTAAGGTTCGTTGGTTGGGGAGGAAGGTGCAACGTGTTTTGGATCAGATTATGGAAAGATTTGGGTTTACTGATGAAGAGAAATTAAGGAAGTTGCAGGAATTGAGAGCTGAGTTAGAGACTGAATTAGCAGCTTATAAAGAAGGACGTGCACAGGGTGCTGGGGTTGCTTTTGTGATGTTTAAGGATGTATACACTGCAAATAAGGCAGTTCAAGATTTTCGGAATGAGAAAAAGAGGCGATTTGGGAAGTTCTTCTCTGTCATGGAATTACAGTTGCAGAGGAACCAATGGAAAGTTGAACGAGCCCCATTGGCCACTGATATTTACTGGAACCACTTGGGATCAACAAAATTATCACTGAAACTGCGGAGAGTGTTTGTAAACACATGTTTGCTGTTAATGCTTTTGTTCTTCAGTTCTCCACTTGCAGTAATCACTGCTGTGCAGAGTGCTGCACGGATTATTAATGCTGAAGCAATTGATAATGCACAGTTGTGGTTGGCCTGGGTGCAAAGTTCGAGCTGGCTTGCATCCCTAACCTTTCAATTTTTGCCCAatgttattatatttgttaGCATGTATATAGTGGTCCCTTCAGCCctttcttatctttccaagTTTGAACGGCATCTCACAGTATCTAGTGAGCAAAGAGCAGCATTGCTGAAGATGGTTTGCTTCTTCCTTGTCAATCTGATCCTACTGAGGGCCCTCGTTGAGTCATCATTAGAAAGTGCAATCCTACGGATGGGTCGGTGCTATTTGGATGGAGAAGACTGCAAGAGAATTGAGCAATACATGAGTGCCTCATTCTTGTCGAGATCTTGCCTTTCTTCTCTTGCATTTCTAATCACAAGTACATTCTTGGGAATATCATATGATCTGCTGGCTCCAATTCCTTGGATAAAGAAGAAGCTTCAGAAGTTTCGGAAGAATGACATGCTCCAGTTGGTCCCAGAAAACAGGGAGGAGTACCCATTAGAAAATCAAGACCTGAATAGTCTTCGGAGACCGCTGATGCCTGAAACTGTGTTTGACACTCCTAGGATGAGTGAAATTGACATTGAGGGGCAAGATCTTTCTGTATATCCGATCAGCCGAACCTCACCTATACCCAAGCAGACATTTGATTTTGCACAGTACTATGCATTTAATTTGACAATATTCGCCTTGACCATGATATATTCTTCATTTGCTCCACTTGTGGTGCCAGTAGGTGCGGTTTATTTTGGATATAGGTATGTGGTTGATAAGTACAACTTTCTGTTTGTATATAGAGTCCGGGGATTTCCTGCTGGCAATGATGGAAGGCTGATGGATACAGTGTTGTGTATTGTGCGGTTCTGCGTTGATTTATTCCTCCTGTCAATGCTCTTATTCTTTTCAGTCAAAGGAGATTCCACAAAGCTGCAAGCCATATTTACACTTGGATTACTAGTAATTTACAAACTATTGCCTTCTGATAATGATAGTTTTCAACCAGCCCTTTTGGAAGGCATGCAAAATATAGACAGCACTATTGATGGACCCATTGATTATGAGGTTTTCTCACAACCCAGATTTGATTGGGATACGTATAATTTATGATTAAGGCATTGACATGTTcaccaattaattaattcacgATTTGTGCGGCGCCTCTCTGTGGCCTTTAAgaaagtctttttttttctttttaaatgtgTAAGCGTCCATGTGTGTATAATAGTTCCTgtcttttttctgtttttttttactatttgtttttggtttatCGTGCAAGAATACAACTAACTAGATAATGGTTGACTTTTTGGTAATGAATAGATCTTGACTAACAATTGTGTCAAACGTCCTACAATGTTGTTATCCTACATAATTATATGCAGTCTTGCTTCTGATTTAGTTTTTGCTAGTGGGCATATTTTATCTGAATAAATGCTTAAATAGCTGTCTGGAGTAGCATGGAAACTTTTTAACAGGATGATGTAGGCTATTCAATCTTCATACCATGTAACTATTTTGAACCTGGGATCTTAGTTACAAAAGTGAAGGATGCATATATGTCAGAAGTCCAGTTGTTAAAGTGTTAAAGCTTCTGATGTAGGGGTTGGTTGGCAGGTTTTTGGGTCCTTGATTAATTGCATTTTGTTTCAGACACATGTAACAAGTTACATTTTGTAGCAAcatattgattaattttgCATTATCTTAGATCATCCATTCTTGTTGATTAtaatgaattgaaattttcaaatcacGTTCTGCACTTGTTATTCAGTTCCCTGGTATATTTGCATTTACGAGCATTAGGCTAGGAAAGTTTTAAATTTCAGTCTGTAGAGTGCAAAGATTCATGGAAAGTTACATTCACccatgaacatgtcagataaTGGATTGAAGTTCTAACTGACTGTGTGCGTTCCCTTCTGAATATGACTCATGATTGATAGTCCAATTGGAACAAGGAAATGCACATTACAATCTTGTGTATGTGGGGTGTTATTTTGTGATCTCTCATTAAATTTACTGCAGTCTGAGGTGGTATCCTCAGAAATCCATGGCTTGTATTCCTCATTTTTGCACAAGTACGAATGGTTCCCTGGAGTACTAAACTATTAGGTTGAGAAAAGAATGTCATATCAAGCAATTATATGAACATGCATAAAAAGGATTGGAAAATACAGAATCAACCACGTTTGTGGAGTTTCACATCATGATGGTGATGTGCATCAATCTGTTCATTCAGTTTCCAAGTCATAAATCCAACTGCTAAATGttgatttctaaaaatttatcttttgcTTGTGCAATATGGGATATGTTCAATTTGAATGCAAGATATAAGCAAAGATTACGTGCAAGTGGACACCATCGCAACAAGTAGTAAAGTGATGAGTTGAAGTGTTGATCCTCAAGGAGTTGATATAATAATTGTtgctaactactaaaattaaaacaaactaattttatcaaagtatcaaattttaactatgataaaaaaaaaatgtaatcaAACTAACTAACTCTAAACTAAGTGgtgcaaaaaataaattgaggTGGAATCAATGTTCTAAtattctaggattatggtatcGTTTAATATTTCACTTGGAAATGGGTTTAGTTAATTACTTACTCTCAATAAAAGTTGATGTTAGTCTAGAATCTTAAGGTATGTATAATTCTCGGTCGAGATATTACACACTTACTTAACCTAATTGAATCACTATATGTTTATAGGAGACAACTAGATTAAGCTCTTTAAGCCAAGACTCTACAAGTTGACCATATGTGGCAATTAAATGTATGTCTAATTTAATTGCACATTAAAACACTAAAATTCCTTTTTAAGTGTTTTAAACACACATTACCCAATTCAAGGTTTAATTTAGACTAACTCTTTCAAATGTCATTTAAATACCTAAGCTCATTTAAATGGTGATCAAGTAAATAAATGgacattaaattcaaatttgggTAAACATCAATATTTTCAACGAGACTAAGCAACCAACcaaccaaatttcaaattacaTATTAAACTCAATCATAATTctagattaataattttagcttaacatttaaaaaagaagagtACACAATACAACAAACAAAATCATTGTTTTACAAAAtgagatagagagagaaagagtcAAATCTAGAGAGAGATGTTCTGTTGCAGCTTTACAAGCTCTAGCCCTTGaatcttcttctctttctcgtTTTGCTTATGCCTCTTCTTGCCCAAAGTGTCTTCCGAATCCCCCTCTTTTTCTGTGCAAAGCTTCCTATTTATACTCCCCTCTTCTTTCAGCCTTGACCTAGAATCTCATGCAAAGTATATTCCATTTTCTGACGTGTTCTCGCGGCAGCGAGATTCTTGCTGACTTGGCATTGCAAAGATCTTCATTTTCACTGCACTGAGATTgaattctcgctgcagcgaaaatccTCCTACCTTAGTGccctgtttctcactgcagcgagaaactctccaTCTGGACATTCTTGTTACTGCAACTTTGAGCTTTCTGCTTCCATGTTCTCCTCCTTCAAGCTGCCTAGTGTGGAGTAGTTGTGATCCTCACTTTCAGCTTCTCTTTCGGCTCCATGATTCCTTCAACATCAAGAGGTTCAATAGTCATAGGTTGATTTAagagattttgaaaagaaatgaagataaAATTATCTAAATGATACTAAACAACCTAAAAGTTAACTTATACTAAAAAGCATGCAAATTTACTAAAAATTAtgcagaaaattaaaagaataagcAGAATTTATGCTCCAAAAAGTATCctgtgataactctatataatagagttatcactaAAGTACTCGAGTTCCAATAGGTTCTGATGGTATCCCGGTGCATAAAATTTATGAATGAACACTTATCTGTTCTCTCTTTGTTCTGTGGATGTTTTGACCTTGGCTTgtacaataaataaaactgTAGATgcaggggggggggggtggggtTTGGCTTCCATCATCTGCACCTTTTATACTTCTCGAGtcttttttcctcttcctcTTTCTAGGCATGCCTAACTGGAAGAGAGTTGCTTGCGAGTGCTTGTATTTAGTCAGTTTTCTATTTAATTGTTGATGCAAAATTGGGGTGTTAATGCTGCATAACCTTATATTGGTACCGGAAAAAGAACCATCTATTTGTTGGCTAGGTTCAACCTGGTTACCTGTTAGGCAGGGCAAGATGAATACTAAAAAGAAAGGCAGGCTAATTTCCCTTCACTTCCTTTGGGAAATGGAGACGTATGAATTTGGGGATCTGGAAGCCTGTTGATGTAGAAAGTCTGAAAGGAGTGAAAGGGAATTCAACATTCTTTCTCTTGTCAGCCTTCAGCAGATCGTGATTCATATTGCGGAGATTAGttcttttatgtattttattacAACGGTTATCACGATATTTGCCACTAAGCAAGAAAAGATAGTATATTATCAAAAGCGGAAAACAGGGTCCAAAGTACCCGATAATCCATGCTGCAAACGTGACTTTTGAGGATTCATGGCTATATGGGAGTTTTCATCAAAAGCCTTGTATTTGTCAGAGCAGAATGGTATATGTATGAGataatgagaaaatatatGCGAGAATCAAACTAGATAATTCCTGAAATGGGAGGAGAAAAGTTCCATGGGAGGAAACTTGGATGAAATTATTTGTGGGCAAAGATGAGAAATGGAGGAAAACTAGGAGATCAATGCCAACTAGTCAAGAGTCTAAAGAACTGTCCTACTTCTACTCTTAGCCAAGCAAATGGAATTTCTCCTTCACTTGTGCAAGGTCTGCAACCCAATGCGGCTTCACTGATCAGTaatccctctctctctctctctctctctctctctctctctctctctctctctgtgtcTTGGGGTGGCTAGTCTTTAAATTAAAGGACggtttttatttattgccATTTGAATGAGAGATTAATAAATAAGTCACAAGTTTCTGTGTTTTGCTTGTGACTGcgattttgtttttgcttctttctttGGAGAGGAAGGCAGGAGAGAGAACTATGCAGCATTTACCGGTTAAAAGCAACCTTCTTCATTCAGGTTCAGAGACGACCAACATTGTCTTTCGAGGTGATGAGCAGCCCCTTTGCCCGAAACCTCGCCGCCTTGGACCTCCCATTCCTGAGTTTCTCAAGCCCCTCAGATGCAGCAAGCACAGGTTTGATTGCCATGTTACAAAGTTCCtctattttctcctttctcgtTTTCCTTTGCTTTAACTTTATCACAAATGTTCTGGTAAAAGGGTTGTTCCttaatcaaatttatgttAAGGAAGCCTGCAATTGTCCAACCTCTGAAATATGAACTCATTTGTTCTCTTCTGTAATCAGCCAACCCAATACTGATGGGAGAAGTGGAGTTCTGAACATGATCGCTGAGAAGgttaaatatttctttcaaagtaatcaaaatgagaaaaactatactttttttgatgatttcTAATAGCTTCATATATATGAATTCCCCATGCAGACAGGTGATGGAAGAGAATCAGTAGCATGCACCGGCTGCTCTCCATCCTGTTATTCAGGTTCACCTCCGGGGAGAACAGGTAATCCCTTGGTTCACGACGTGCACTTCATTCATCAAATGGAGCTTCTTTCGCCCTTCACTCGAACTAAGCTTTCAGATAAATTTGGCATCACCTCTGCCTCTCCCGTTTGAGCATCAGAAATGGTCCACAGCAGAAAGCCCGGATTTCTTGCAGTGGAAGCACCCTTCTTTTGTGGGGTTTTTTTTGGTATCCTAACTTTAGTACTACCATGCCTTCTTTTTCTAATGTAATTGTGggattttttctttgtaaataTCATAAGTTGAATGGTATCAGAGTATCAGATGTGCCTTGTACATATATAATGTTATCATCATCACGCAATGGTTTCAGATTTCTTAATTGTTTCAAGTTGGATGAGTATTTCCTTTCACacctccatttttctttttgaatgaCATGTTTCAGAGGAGTCACCTGGTGGATGGTGCCCCCTTGGTAAAAGAAATGGCAATCCTCCCTTTCCTGGTATTTCAGTTATTaacatttcttctctttctgtCAACCCTTTATTCCAAATTGGATACCTTTGTAATCCTTTCACATTTCTTTCATCACCCAGAGGTTTCCTTCAATGAAGTTCCAAAGTTCCTCCTCTGAATACATATGCAAATCTATACCCCAAGCTTTTCACAACAGACCGATCAGAAAAGCTTTCTGGCTGTATTAACCTGTGAAAACCAGTCAGTTGGATCCTAACTAACTAAATGAGCACTGAAAAGAGTGTAATTAAGGAAAGAGAATGAGAGAAGAAGCAAGAAACaggacaaaaagaaaactggGAAAAAGACCCACCTGCCCGTTCAAAGTCCTTAACtgtcaaaacaataaaaagggAAAGTAGGCCCCAAAGTCCACATGCAATGCTACAGTTTCACTTCCACTGTAACAGCAAGAACAAACACCGCATTTCACTTCAAAATCCTCTGAACAGAAAgaaaatactaaaataatatttctctCATTGAAAACTAAAGCAACCCAAGGCCAAGATCCAAACccaatcctttttttttggatatcCTTCAGTTTTTCAACTTGCAACTggcctttttttttggtcCAAATGCAAATCTTTGTAGAATCTCCACTGCAATTCTCCTGAGATAGCTACTAAAGAAAAATGGTGTCTTTGTTAAAGACAGtctttttattcttgatgCCAATCTGGGTCTTAAGCTTTAAGCTCAGCTATGGCCGAATCTTCACTTTCAAGATGCACCACCGTTTCTCCGAACCCGTCAAGAACTGGTCCAACTCCACTGGAAAACTCTCTCATTGGCCTGTAAAAGGCTCTTTTGAATACTACGCCGTTTTAGCTCACCGTGATCGCCTCCTCCGCGGCCGCCAGCTCTCTGGTATTAATGCACCCATTTCTTTCTCTGATGGCAACTCCACTTTCCGAATCAGCTCTTTAGGGTTGTAAGAATCTTTttgccttttccttttttttggttgttttcTGGGAAGTTTTAAATTTAGGGTTTGTTggtaaactttttatttttgtaatcttGTTTGGTACAGTTTACATTATACAACAGTGCAATTGGGGACTCCAGGGGTGAAGTTCATGGTGGCACTGGATACAGGGAGTGATCTTTTCTGGGTGCCCTGTGATTGCAACAAATGTGCTCCAACTGAAGGAACTACTTATGCTTCTGtatgctttcttctttttcttttccattataTTCTGATTTccattttatgttttgttgGCCTTTTCTTCATGTCCCTAATGCATTTGGAACTCTAAGAATGTTCTTCAACTGGTCCCAAAAGATGCAGTTCTGTTTCAAATTTGTCTGTTTGTAGCAAAAATTTTTGCACTCAGATCCTTCTTCTGTTCATTCTAGAAGTCAAATATGTTGTCCAAATAAGCATAGTAGTACATTTAAGAGTAGAAACTGTATCTCGTTGTGTTTAAATTGCTCCTTAAGATGCTCTAACAGTCCAACTTTTGCACTAAATTGGTTCAGTGGGAAAAGTATGAGTGGGGCTTCTAGCGAACCAATTAGGTTCACCGATCACTTCCTTCACTAGTTGTATTGGTATTAAACTGTGCATTCTTTCTTGGTGGCAGGATTTTGAGCTTAGCATATATGACCCTAAAGGATCATCGACTAGCAAAAAGGTCACCTGCAACAGCAGCTTGTGTGCACTTCGTAACCAATGTCTCGGAACATTCAGTAATTGTCCTTATATGGTCTCTTACATGTCAGCTCAAACTTCTACTTCTGGGGTTCTAGTGGAGGATGTTCTTCACCTCACGACAGAAGATGGTCATCCAGAATTGGTCAAGGCATATGTCACATTTGGGTAAGCAATTTCTATATTCAGCTTAACCAGTACTTATTCTGTCATTCTTTCTTTATAAGGGCTCTGCGTAGGCCAATATTTGTTTCTCAACTCTTGTCTAGGTTCAGATGAAAATGCAATATAAATTGTGCAGCTGTGGGCAGGTACAAAGCGGTTCATTCCTTGACGTTGCAGCTCCCAATGGTTTATTTGGGCTTGGCATGGAGAAGATATCAGTTCCCAGCATTCTATCACAGGAAGGTTTAACAGCTGA
Protein-coding sequences here:
- the LOC18610713 gene encoding uncharacterized protein LOC18610713, coding for MQHLPVKSNLLHSGSETTNIVFRGDEQPLCPKPRRLGPPIPEFLKPLRCSKHSQPNTDGRSGVLNMIAEKTGDGRESVACTGCSPSCYSGSPPGRTGNPLVHDVHFIHQMELLSPFTRTKLSDKFGITSASPV
- the LOC18610712 gene encoding CSC1-like protein At4g35870: MNETLPPPPSPSSDGDDVFDGAWYGNIQYLLNISTIGLLCCVLIFLFLKLRSDHRRIPGPSALFAKLLAVWHATGREIARHCGADAAQFLLIEGGSFAVLLSVAVLAVFVLLPVNLYGGTALLGDQFSKTTVSHISKGSGLLWVHFIFMVFVVIIVHFGMSAVEERLKITRFRDGNGNLSDPNVNSTAIFTIMVQGLPKSLGVDKSVLLEYFQYRYPGKVYRVILPMDLCALDDLATELVKVRDEITWLVVKIDSRLLPEEDEDEDDGNGAEGFGGKVRWLGRKVQRVLDQIMERFGFTDEEKLRKLQELRAELETELAAYKEGRAQGAGVAFVMFKDVYTANKAVQDFRNEKKRRFGKFFSVMELQLQRNQWKVERAPLATDIYWNHLGSTKLSLKLRRVFVNTCLLLMLLFFSSPLAVITAVQSAARIINAEAIDNAQLWLAWVQSSSWLASLTFQFLPNVIIFVSMYIVVPSALSYLSKFERHLTVSSEQRAALLKMVCFFLVNLILLRALVESSLESAILRMGRCYLDGEDCKRIEQYMSASFLSRSCLSSLAFLITSTFLGISYDLLAPIPWIKKKLQKFRKNDMLQLVPENREEYPLENQDLNSLRRPLMPETVFDTPRMSEIDIEGQDLSVYPISRTSPIPKQTFDFAQYYAFNLTIFALTMIYSSFAPLVVPVGAVYFGYRYVVDKYNFLFVYRVRGFPAGNDGRLMDTVLCIVRFCVDLFLLSMLLFFSVKGDSTKLQAIFTLGLLVIYKLLPSDNDSFQPALLEGMQNIDSTIDGPIDYEVFSQPRFDWDTYNL
- the LOC18610714 gene encoding aspartyl protease family protein 1; its protein translation is MVSLLKTVFLFLMPIWVLSFKLSYGRIFTFKMHHRFSEPVKNWSNSTGKLSHWPVKGSFEYYAVLAHRDRLLRGRQLSGINAPISFSDGNSTFRISSLGFLHYTTVQLGTPGVKFMVALDTGSDLFWVPCDCNKCAPTEGTTYASDFELSIYDPKGSSTSKKVTCNSSLCALRNQCLGTFSNCPYMVSYMSAQTSTSGVLVEDVLHLTTEDGHPELVKAYVTFGCGQVQSGSFLDVAAPNGLFGLGMEKISVPSILSQEGLTADSFSMCFGHDGIGRISFGDKGSPDQEETPFNLNPSRPTYNITITQIRVGTTLIDDDFTALFDSGTSFTYLVDPTYSNLSENFHSQAQDRRRPPDSRIPFEYCYDMSPDANASLIPSMSLTMKGESHFPVYDPIIVISTQSKLVYCLAVVKSTELNIIGQNFMTGYRVVFDRERFVLGWKKFDCYDIDETSASVVESHAASAPPAFAVGIRNYSTPEATKDIGKNNSHTSFALRSCHFQVSPLSCLGFVSILSLLL